In Prinia subflava isolate CZ2003 ecotype Zambia chromosome W, Cam_Psub_1.2, whole genome shotgun sequence, one DNA window encodes the following:
- the LOC134563466 gene encoding uncharacterized protein LOC134563466: MFRGKVPSTHHATNATWSKWIALITQRTQIGKLNRPGILEVITNWPEGESFSLTGEEGEEQVTRAEEAPPYNQLPAEDTRYALFTDGSCRLVGMNRKWKAAVWSPTRQVAQAIEGEGRSSQLAELKAVQLALDIAEAEKWPKLYTDSWMVASALWGWLKRWKEENWQRRGKPIWAAEEWKDIATRLEKLPVKVRHVDAHVPRSRANEEQQNNQQVDQAAKIGELKIDLDWEHKGELFLARWAHDASGHQSRDATYKWARDRGVDLTMDSISQVIHDCETCAAIKQAKWVKPLWYGGRWSKYKYGEAWQIDYITLPQTRQGKRHVLTMVEATTGWLETYPVSHATARNTILGLEKQVLWRHGTPERIESDNGTHFKNNLINTWAREHGIEWVYHIPYHAPAAGKVERYNGLLKTTLKALGGGVFQELGAAFSKGHLVS; the protein is encoded by the coding sequence atgtttagaggaaaggttccctccacccaccatgccaccaatgctacatggagcaagtggattgccctcattacacagcgcacccaaattgggaaactaaatcgtcccgggattttggaggtaattacaaattggcctgagggtgaaagcttcagtctcactggtgaagagggagaagagcaagtgacccgtgctgaagaagctccaccatataaccaactgccagcagaagacacacgctacgctctttttactgatggttcctgtcgccttgtggggatgaaccggaagtggaaagcagccgtatggagccccacacgacaagttgcacaagcTATTGAAGGAGAAGGTAGATCGAGTCAACTCGCGGAGCTCAAAgctgttcagttggccctggacattgctgaagcagagaagtggccaaaactttatactgattcctggatggtagccagtgctctgtggggatggctgaagagatggaaggaggagaactggcagcgcagaggaaaaccaatttgggctgctgaagaatggaaagacatcgctacccggttagagaaactacctgtgaaggttcgccatgtagatgcccatgtccctagaagcagagctaatgaggagcagcagaacaatcagcaggtagatcaggctgcaaagataggggagttgaagatagatcttgactgggagcacaaaggagagctgttcctagcacgatgggcccatgatgcctcaggccaccagagtagagatgccacctataagtgggcacgagaccgaggggtggatctaaccatggacagcatttctcaggttattcatgactgtgagacatgtgctgccattaaGCAGGCTAAGtgggtgaagcccctctggtatggggggcggtggtctaagtacaagtatggggaggcttggcagattgattacatcacactgcctcaaacccgccaaggcaagcgccatgtactaaccatggtagaagccactacgggatggttggaaacctaccccgtgtctcatgctacagcccgcaacaccatcctgggccttgaaaagcaggtcctttggaggcatggtactcctgagaggattgagtcagacaatgggactcattttaaaaataatcttattaacacctgggctagggaacatggcattgagtgggtgtaccacatcccctaccatgcaccagctgcaggtaaagtggagaggtacaatggattgttaaaaaccactttgaaagcactgggtgggggggtctttcaagaactgggagcagcatttagcaagggccacctggttagttaa